The Rhodopseudomonas palustris genome window below encodes:
- the rplC gene encoding 50S ribosomal protein L3 → MRSGVIAQKVGMTRVFTEAGEHIPVTVLKLGNCQVLGHRTTEKNGYVALQVGSGSRKTVYMPKAERGQFAAAKVEPKRKVEEFRVSEDSLLPVGAEIQADHFVVGQFVDVTGTSTGKGFAGGMKRWNFGGLRATHGVSVSHRSIGSTGGRQDPGKTFKNKKMPGHMGVDRVTTLNLRVVQTDVERGLILVEGAVPGTKGGWIRVRDAVKKALPADAPKPGKFRLANGDAAAEAPAAEQEGA, encoded by the coding sequence ATGCGCTCCGGAGTGATCGCACAGAAGGTCGGGATGACGCGGGTCTTTACAGAGGCCGGCGAGCATATCCCTGTGACCGTGCTGAAGCTTGGCAATTGCCAGGTGTTGGGCCACCGCACCACTGAGAAGAATGGCTACGTGGCGCTGCAAGTCGGTTCCGGCTCGCGCAAGACCGTGTATATGCCGAAGGCCGAGCGCGGCCAGTTCGCCGCCGCCAAGGTCGAGCCGAAGCGTAAGGTCGAGGAGTTCCGCGTTTCCGAGGATTCGCTGCTCCCGGTCGGCGCCGAGATCCAGGCCGATCACTTCGTCGTCGGCCAGTTCGTCGACGTCACCGGCACTTCGACCGGTAAGGGCTTCGCCGGCGGTATGAAGCGCTGGAACTTCGGCGGTCTGCGCGCCACGCACGGCGTGTCGGTGTCGCATCGCTCGATCGGTTCGACCGGTGGTCGTCAGGACCCCGGCAAGACCTTCAAGAACAAGAAGATGCCGGGCCACATGGGCGTCGATCGCGTCACCACGCTGAACCTGCGGGTGGTGCAGACCGATGTCGAGCGCGGGCTGATCCTGGTCGAGGGCGCCGTGCCCGGCACCAAGGGCGGCTGGATCCGCGTGCGTGACGCGGTGAAGAAGGCGCTGCCGGCGGATGCGCCGAAGCCGGGCAAGTTCCGGCTCGCCAATGGCGATGCGGCTGCGGAAGCGCCGGCCGCCGAGCAGGAAGGTGCGTGA
- the rplD gene encoding 50S ribosomal protein L4: MELKVTTLEGKEAGSVQLSDEIFGLEPRTDIIQRCVIWQLAKRQAGTHKAKGRAEVWRTGKKMYKQKGTGGARHGSQRVPQFRGGGRAFGPVVRSHAIDLPKKVRILALRHALSAKAKGGGLIVLDKAELEAAKTKTLVGHFSGLGLESALIIDGAEVNNGFAAAARNIPNIDVLPVQGINVYDILRRKKLVLTKAAVDALEARFK; this comes from the coding sequence ATGGAACTGAAAGTCACCACCCTCGAGGGTAAGGAAGCCGGTTCGGTCCAGCTCTCCGACGAGATCTTCGGTCTGGAGCCGCGCACCGACATCATTCAGCGTTGTGTGATCTGGCAGCTCGCGAAGCGGCAGGCCGGCACCCACAAGGCCAAGGGCCGCGCCGAAGTCTGGCGCACCGGCAAGAAGATGTACAAGCAGAAGGGCACCGGCGGTGCTCGTCACGGTTCGCAGCGGGTTCCGCAGTTCCGTGGCGGCGGTCGCGCCTTCGGCCCGGTGGTGCGTTCGCACGCCATCGACCTGCCGAAGAAGGTGCGTATCCTGGCGCTGCGTCATGCTCTGTCGGCGAAGGCCAAGGGCGGCGGTCTGATCGTGCTCGACAAGGCCGAGCTCGAAGCCGCCAAGACCAAGACGCTGGTCGGTCACTTCTCGGGCCTCGGCCTCGAGAGCGCGCTGATCATCGACGGTGCCGAGGTGAACAACGGTTTCGCCGCGGCGGCCCGCAACATCCCGAACATCGACGTGCTGCCGGTTCAGGGCATCAACGTCTATGACATTCTGCGCCGCAAGAAGCTGGTGCTGACCAAGGCGGCGGTCGATGCGTTGGAGGCGCGCTTCAAATGA
- a CDS encoding 50S ribosomal protein L23 yields the protein MKSIDPRHYDVIVAPVVTEKSTMASEHNKVVFKVQGGATKPQIKEAVEKLFDVKVKSVNTLVRKGKTKAFRGTFGTQSDVKRAVVTLEEGHRIDVTTGL from the coding sequence ATGAAATCCATCGATCCGCGCCATTACGACGTGATCGTTGCGCCGGTCGTGACTGAAAAGTCCACGATGGCGTCCGAACACAACAAGGTCGTGTTCAAGGTGCAGGGCGGCGCGACCAAGCCGCAAATCAAAGAAGCCGTCGAAAAGCTGTTCGACGTCAAGGTGAAGAGCGTGAACACGCTGGTGCGCAAGGGCAAGACCAAGGCCTTCCGCGGCACCTTCGGCACGCAGTCGGACGTCAAGCGTGCGGTCGTGACCTTGGAAGAGGGCCACCGCATCGACGTCACCACCGGACTGTGA
- the rpsJ gene encoding 30S ribosomal protein S10 has product MNGQNIRIRLKAFDHRILDTSTREIVNTAKRTGAQVRGPIPLPTRIEKFTVNRSPHVDKKSREQFEMRTHKRLLDIVDPTPQTVDALMKLDLAAGVDVEIKL; this is encoded by the coding sequence ATGAACGGCCAGAATATTCGCATTCGCCTCAAGGCGTTCGACCATCGGATTCTCGATACGTCGACCCGTGAGATCGTCAACACCGCGAAGCGAACCGGTGCGCAGGTGCGTGGGCCGATCCCGCTGCCGACCCGGATCGAGAAGTTCACCGTCAACCGTTCGCCGCACGTCGACAAGAAGAGCCGCGAGCAGTTCGAGATGCGCACTCACAAGCGCCTGCTCGACATCGTCGACCCGACCCCGCAGACCGTCGATGCTCTGATGAAGCTCGACCTGGCCGCCGGCGTCGACGTCGAAATCAAGCTCTGA